In bacterium (Candidatus Blackallbacteria) CG13_big_fil_rev_8_21_14_2_50_49_14, a genomic segment contains:
- a CDS encoding molecular chaperone DnaJ, whose translation MKYTDYYASLGIEKGANEKEVRQAYRRLAKDCHPDTHPGDSKAEEKFKQITEAYEVLSDPEKRSRYDQLGANWQDFSDFAESFGAHQRNKHRVEYNSELFDLPFSDFFETFFGDQAGGIWDKHAPDLRQEAPSQFHAKNQNTANSEISYTAQVTLEEVLNGTKRRIQLHEDDDFKTLEVKIPPGVKEGSKVRIGNPEHNLFLEIHLRPHPLFSSEGLNLHGKLKIMDYEAMLGASKPVGTLTGNIQMKIPPGSQSGQVFRVKGQGLPQLKNPEERGDLMITLEVKTSRNLGEEERQLIERFQVLREAKPL comes from the coding sequence ATGAAATACACCGATTACTATGCCAGTCTGGGAATTGAAAAAGGCGCAAATGAAAAAGAAGTTCGCCAGGCCTATCGCCGCTTGGCCAAGGATTGCCACCCCGACACCCACCCTGGTGATAGCAAAGCCGAAGAAAAATTCAAGCAGATCACCGAAGCCTATGAAGTGCTCAGCGATCCTGAAAAACGTTCTCGCTATGATCAACTGGGTGCCAATTGGCAGGATTTTTCAGATTTTGCGGAGTCTTTTGGTGCCCACCAGCGCAACAAGCACCGGGTAGAATACAATTCAGAGCTCTTTGATCTGCCCTTCAGCGATTTCTTTGAAACCTTTTTTGGCGATCAGGCCGGTGGGATCTGGGATAAACACGCCCCCGATCTGCGCCAGGAAGCTCCTTCACAATTTCATGCCAAAAACCAAAACACTGCCAATTCAGAGATCAGCTATACTGCCCAGGTAACCCTCGAAGAAGTTCTCAATGGCACCAAACGCCGCATTCAATTGCATGAAGATGACGATTTCAAAACCCTGGAAGTGAAAATTCCTCCGGGCGTCAAAGAGGGGTCGAAAGTCAGAATTGGCAATCCTGAGCACAATCTCTTTCTCGAAATTCATCTGCGCCCCCACCCTCTGTTTAGCAGCGAAGGCCTCAATTTACATGGCAAACTCAAAATCATGGACTATGAGGCAATGCTGGGAGCGAGTAAACCTGTAGGAACACTGACCGGCAATATTCAAATGAAAATCCCGCCCGGCAGTCAATCCGGGCAGGTCTTCCGGGTCAAAGGTCAAGGGCTTCCTCAGTTGAAAAATCCTGAAGAACGCGGGGATCTGATGATCACACTCGAAGTAAAAACTTCCCGCAACCTGGGTGAAGAAGAGCGTCAGCTGATCGAACGCTTTCAGGTACTGCGAGAGGCCAAACCGCTTTAA
- a CDS encoding succinyl-CoA--3-ketoacid-CoA transferase, with amino-acid sequence MKKVVQSAAEALEQVGLKDGATVLVGGFGLCGIPENLILALRELGVKDLTVVSNNAGVDDFGLGLLLQTRQIRKMVSSYVGENKLFEKQFLDGELEVEFVPQGTLAERLRAGGAGIGGFYTPTGYGTPVAEGKETREIDGRMYVLEKPIRGDLALVKAHLGDTHGNLIYRKTARNFNAPVATAGKITIAEVEQLVPVGDLDPDQVHTPSIFVNMLLKGAHYEKRIEQRTTR; translated from the coding sequence ATGAAGAAAGTCGTTCAGTCAGCAGCCGAAGCTCTCGAACAGGTCGGTCTCAAAGATGGGGCCACGGTACTTGTGGGGGGATTCGGTCTCTGTGGTATTCCTGAGAATTTAATCCTGGCTTTGCGTGAGCTGGGCGTCAAGGATCTGACAGTGGTCAGCAACAATGCCGGTGTCGATGATTTTGGCCTGGGACTGCTTTTGCAAACCCGTCAGATTCGCAAAATGGTTTCGAGTTATGTCGGCGAAAACAAGCTCTTTGAAAAACAGTTTCTCGATGGCGAATTGGAAGTCGAGTTTGTGCCCCAAGGAACGCTGGCCGAGCGTTTGCGTGCGGGGGGAGCAGGGATAGGTGGTTTTTATACCCCTACAGGTTACGGCACCCCTGTGGCCGAAGGCAAAGAAACCCGTGAAATAGACGGGCGCATGTATGTGCTTGAAAAGCCCATTCGTGGCGATTTGGCTTTGGTTAAGGCACATCTGGGAGATACCCACGGCAATTTGATTTACCGCAAAACGGCGCGTAATTTCAATGCCCCTGTTGCCACTGCCGGCAAGATCACGATTGCCGAAGTTGAGCAATTGGTGCCTGTGGGTGATTTAGACCCCGATCAGGTGCATACTCCCAGTATTTTTGTAAATATGCTTTTGAAAGGAGCCCACTATGAAAAGCGGATCGAGCAGAGAACTACTCGCTAA
- a CDS encoding succinyl-CoA--3-ketoacid-CoA transferase, which produces MKSGSSRELLAKRAAQELRDGYYVNLGIGIPTLVANYVPEGMTVVLHSENGLLGIGPFPEDGEVDADLINAGKQTVTALPGASYFDSATSFSMIRGGHIDLAILGALEVSQAGDIANWMVPGKMIKGMGGAMDLVAGAQRVVVVMTHNDKSGASKLLKECTLPLTGKSCIDLVITEKAVFEVDKQGRELVLIEKDPDLSLEEIRACTEANFRVALKD; this is translated from the coding sequence ATGAAAAGCGGATCGAGCAGAGAACTACTCGCTAAACGGGCAGCCCAAGAGCTGCGCGATGGTTATTATGTCAATCTGGGTATTGGGATTCCCACTCTGGTTGCCAATTACGTGCCTGAAGGCATGACCGTGGTGCTGCATTCTGAAAATGGGCTCCTGGGCATTGGGCCTTTTCCAGAGGATGGAGAAGTCGATGCCGATTTGATCAATGCCGGTAAACAGACTGTCACGGCTTTGCCAGGGGCGAGTTATTTTGACAGCGCCACCTCGTTTTCAATGATTCGGGGCGGCCATATTGACCTGGCGATTTTGGGGGCGCTTGAAGTTTCTCAGGCCGGAGACATTGCCAATTGGATGGTGCCGGGCAAAATGATCAAAGGCATGGGCGGCGCAATGGATCTGGTGGCGGGTGCGCAGCGTGTGGTTGTGGTCATGACCCACAATGACAAGAGTGGCGCTTCTAAGCTGCTGAAAGAATGTACCCTGCCTTTAACAGGCAAAAGCTGTATTGATCTGGTGATCACTGAAAAAGCCGTTTTTGAAGTGGATAAACAGGGCCGTGAACTGGTGCTGATTGAAAAAGACCCGGATCTCAGTCTTGAAGAGATTCGGGCCTGTACCGAAGCGAATTTTCGCGTGGCTCTCAAAGATTAA